A genomic window from Lotus japonicus ecotype B-129 chromosome 1, LjGifu_v1.2 includes:
- the LOC130734521 gene encoding uncharacterized protein LOC130734521: MIQIQTMQQQMGEPSSNHHHHDELSPSPSFSSYSSETLAEIAARVIEELRRDPHSPTAVDHDDDAFFHPWQNDNDEDEATTQNDNDGGDDGDDFEFAFVTNTSPVSADDIFSNGQIRPMYPIFGAPPAALNDVVNCDRESVAPAARRRRLPLRMLMFEEGETASCSSSTDESSVDLEGAAEGSYCVWNPNSVATEAKKSSSVGSSGSKRWKLRNLLLSRSHSNGKDDSKLPAANGGSGEDDGGGKKGKDGEQSKRKSFLPNRPEFVGLFANVNGLGRNLNPF, encoded by the coding sequence ATGATTCAGATCCAAACGATGCAGCAGCAGATGGGAGAACCTTCTTCcaatcaccaccaccatgaTGAGCTTTCCCCTTCTCCCAGTTTCAGCAGCTACTCCTCCGAAACTCTCGCCGAGATCGCCGCCAGAGTCATCGAGGAGCTCCGCCGCGACCCTCATTCCCCCACCGCCGTCGACCACGACGATGACGCGTTTTTCCATCCCTGGCAAAACGACAACGACGAAGACGAAGCGACGACTCAAAACGACAACGACGGCGGCGACGACGGTGACGACTTCGAGTTCGCGTTTGTTACCAACACTTCTCCGGTTTCCGCCGACGACATTTTCTCCAACGGCCAGATCAGGCCGATGTACCCAATCTTCGGCGCTCCACCGGCCGCCTTAAACGACGTCGTGAATTGCGACCGTGAGTCGGTGGCTCCGGCGGCGAGACGGCGTCGTCTCCCTCTGAGGATGCTGATGTTCGAGGAAGGCGAAACGGCGTCGTGTTCGTCTTCCACCGACGAGAGCAGCGTCGACCTGGAAGGTGCGGCGGAAGGTTCCTACTGCGTTTGGAATCCGAATTCGGTGGCGACGGAAGCGAAGAAGAGCAGCTCGGTGGGTTCCTCCGGGTCGAAGCGGTGGAAGCTGAGGAACCTGCTTCTTAGCCGGAGCCACAGTAACGGGAAAGATGATAGCAAGCTGCCGGCGGCGAACGGTGGCTCCGGCGAGGATGACGGCGGCGGGAAGAAGGGTAAGGATGGAGAGCAGAGTAAGAGGAAGTCGTTCTTGCCTAACCGGCCGGAATTTGTTGGACTTTTCGCCAATGTCAATGGGCTAGGCAGGAATTTGAACCCATTTTGA